TACGCGGCGGCCTCGGCGTAGCGCTTGTCCAGCAGGTTGGTGACGCTCCCGTCCAGCTCCAGCGCGCGCGTGACCGGCAGGTTCAGGCGCAGGTTGAAGAGGTCGTGCCCGGCGTACTTCTGCGTATTCTCCGGGTTCTCGAAGTACGAGCCCACGCGCACCCACTCGCCCGTGAGCCGCGTGTCGCGCATCCACGAAGGCGTGTACGCAAGGCGGGCGTTCGCCAGCACGCGCGGGGCGGACTCCTGGCGGTTGCCGCTGTAGTCCACGTTCGCGGCGCCGCCCAGCGTCCACCGCCGGTAGGTGTGCAGCGCATTGGAATAGCTCACGTCCGCGCGGAGCTGGCGGCCCAGCGGCGCGCCCAGGCCCAGCTCCACGCCCTGGTGCCGGGTGAAGCCGGCGTTTGCGTTCACGCGGTTGAAGCCCGCGCCGTCCGCCGTAGGCACGAAGGCGCTGAGGATGTCGTTCTTCAGATCCATCCGGTAGAGCGACGCCTCGTACGACACGTCGGAGAGGACGCCGCGCACGCCCGTCTCGTAGCTGTCCACCGTCACCGGCTTGAGGTTCGTCCCATCCACCGACGAGCCCTGGCGGAAGAGCTGCCCTTCCGACGGCACGCGGAAGCCGTTGCGGTACGAGGCGAAGAGGCCCAGCGCGGGCGAAAAGGTGTACGTCATCCCCAGCTTGGGGCTCACGTGGTCGTACCAGGGTGCAGCATCCTCCGGCCGGCGCCAGCGGCCCGCCTGGGTGGGCGCGAGCTTCGTGTGGTAGTCGTAGCCCACGTGGTCGTAGCGCACGCCCAGGCTCAGCAGCAGCGGCTTCACCGGCGACACGTCGGCCTGCACGTAGGGCGATGCCTCGCGGAAGGTCACGTCGTAGTCGTACAGCCGCGAGCCCACCGTGTAGCTGGCGTAGACCTGCCCGTCCTTCACGGGCGTGACTAGGCTCTCGTCGTGATGGCCGGGGCTCACCTCCAGGTCCAGCCCGCCGATCACCTTCGCGCTCCAGAACGGCAGGTCCAGCCGCAGCTTGGACAGCATCCCCAGCGAGCTGTTCGAGGTGGAGTACGTGACGGGATCGTACGAGAGCATCCAGCTCGGCAGCAGGTCCAGCGTGTTGGAGCGGGCGTACGGCGTGAGGCTGAGCGCGGCGGCGGCGCCCAACGGCTTCTCCAGGGCGCTGGAGATGCGGAGCGCGGTGACGCGGCGGTAGGCGATGGGATTGTAGTTGGCCGCCGGGTCGCTGCGGAAGTCGGCCAGCGTCACGGACGACCCGTCCGTCTGCCGGATGCGGGAGTACGAAACCCCGGTGCGCAGCGAGGCGCCACCCGGCAGGTACGCGTCCCAGTGCAGCGACGTGCTGGCGCGGTCGTACGCCGTCGCCGTGCGGAAGCCGTCGCTGTGCGTGACGTTCAGGTCCGCGCGCAGGCCCTGGCCGCGGAAGGTGTCGCTGCCGTTGAGCAGCACGCGGCTCCAGCCGTTCGATCCTCCCTCCACCGAGCCCTGGAACGCGGGCGAGAGCGAGGCGCGGCGCGTCTCCACGTCGATCACCCCGCCGATGGCGTCGCTGCCGTACAGCGCGGTGCCCGGCCCCTTCAGCACCTCGATGCGCTCGGCGTTGGGGATGTCGATCTCGTACAGGCCGTTGTGGTTGAAGAAGCCCGTGGAGCGCGTGGGCACGCCGTCTTCCAGGAAGAGGTAGAACGGGCTCGTCCCCTTCGGCAGGCGGATGGCCGTCATGTGCCCCTCGCCGCCGATGGAGCTGATCCACACGCCCGGCACCTGGCCCAGGATCTCGCTGGGGTGCTTAGGGCGGATGCTCTCGATCTCCGCGCGGCCCACGGTGCCGACGGAGGCCGGCGTCTGCGACTTGAGGCGCAGCTCGCGCGCGGCGCTCACGACCACGCCCTGGAGCGCGACGGCGCTCTCGTCCATCACCAGGCCCGCGGAGGCGGTGGAGCCGGCTTCGATGGTGACGGCGGCGCGCGCGGTGCCGAAGCCCAGGCGCGTGGCGGTCAGCGTGGCAGGGCCGGCGGGGACGGAGGTGATGCGGAAGGCGCCGGCGGCGTCGGTGACGGCGCGGCGGCCGCCTGGCGCGACGACGGTCACGCCCGCCACCGGTTCGCCGCGCGAGGTGACGACGGTGCCCGCGACGGTGCCCGCGGGCTGCTGCCCGGCGACCGGTGCCGCGAGGAAGATGAACGCGAGAAGAGCTGCGGCCATGCGCCACGACGGCGTACGGCTCCGGATCCGACGGCAGGAAGGCATCTTGCACCCCTAGAGAAGACGTTCGGCTATCGCCCGGTTCCGAGAGAGGGACCGGACGCGAAAAGTCGACGGACGCCTACCGCCAAGCGGTGCGGCGCCCCTAGCCGCGACGCGGGGGTGCGATGGACGGGGGGAGGACGAAGCGGGGACGCCCCGGCAGGAGCTCGGGGTGCGGATACTCGGCCCGTGTGCGGACGACTGCGCCCGGCGCGGGGACGAACGATGCGGCGCTCGCCAGGACCGGAAGCGCAGGTGTGGCGAGCTGGCAGGCGCCCACGCAGGTGCAGGCGCCGTGGTCGTGCGAGCCCTCGTGCACGGGGGCGCCGCCGTGCGGGGCGGCCGCGTGCGCGTCTCCGTGGCCGTGCGCGTGCCCGGCCATGTGCATGGGCGCCGCAGCGTTCGGCCCTGCGTCCGCCTGCGGGGGGTCCGTGGACGACGCTATCGCGGCGGCCATGGAGTCGTGGTGCGGGCAGGGATGCAGGCCGTAACCGTCCTGCCCCGCTCCCGTAAGCACCAAGAGCAGGGTCAGCAGGAACGCCGTCAGGCGCTCCGGGGCCGGCCGCGAGTTCCGCATCATGGCACGCAGTTTAGCCGCCCTCGCCGCTCCAGGAAAGGAGAAAGGTGCCGAACGCGTCGTGGGGAATCTCCCCACCGTGCGCTGGCCGGATCCGACCTCCTCCGCGAACACGCAAAGCACCTGCCCAGCCCAGGACACGCCTCGCATCTCCCGACGCACCCCGTCCAGCACGCCGCCGGCCGTTGTCGTCACGCAACTTGGGAGGTGCGCATCCCGCTGCTCATCGGCCGACTACGCCGTCGGAGCGATGCGCGGATGCGTCGCACGCCGACGCACGTGCATCGCCCCGAGCCACCCGTGTCGCGCTTCGGAGTTGATGGATGCGCGCGGAAATCGTGTTGATTCGCATCCATGGAATTCGGTAGATGTCGTCGCGAGGCGGCGCCCGGAACGACACGATGGACCGCATCGCATCTCCCGGTTCGACGTCGTTTGCCGCATCTCACGGCAGGACCTGGGGTTCGGTGGATTGCGGGCGTCGGCCTGCATCCGCACACCGTTGCAGATGCGGACACTCTTGCACAACTGCGAGGGTGCCCGTATCTTGGCGCCCAGCTTCCAAATAACCGCCGTTGCACACCTCACCGCGGGCCCAAGCTCCCTCCGGCCCCGGAACGCTGCTCCCAGGCGACCGCGAACGTACCCGATCCCGAGGCCGGCGCCCCGCGCGCCGGCCCGTGCACGCTACCAGGACCCGCACTCGCTCTCCCGCATGCAAGCAGCTCCCCGCAGCCCCCGCGCCGCCATGTCCCTCCGCCGCCTCGGCACCACGCTCGCCCTGCTGGCACTGTCCGCGGCACCCGCCGCCGCGCAGAGCCGCCCGCGCATCTTCGACGGCTCGTTCCTGCCCAGCTTCTCGCGCCTTCGCACGGTGATGGCGAAGCACCTGCTGATCCCGGTGCAGGGCGTGACGGCCGACCGGCTTTCGGACAGCTTCCTGGACGGTCGCAGCGGCGGGCGCACGCACTACGCCATCGACATCCACGCGCCGCGCGGCACGCCGGTGCTGGCGGTGGCCGACGGGACGATCCTCAAGATCCACGGCGGCGGCATAGGCGGGAACGCGCTGTACCACCTCGACTCGGACGGCATCACGCGGTACTACTATGCGCACCTGGACCACTATGCCGACGGGCTGCACGTGGGCCAGGCCGTCAGCAAGGGCCAGGTGCTCGCGTACGTGGGCGACACGGGCAACGCGGCGCCGGGGGACTACCACCTGCACTTCTCGGTGGCGATCCTGAACGACATGCATCGCTGGTGGCAGGGCGAGAAC
The Longimicrobiaceae bacterium DNA segment above includes these coding regions:
- a CDS encoding M23 family metallopeptidase; the encoded protein is MSLRRLGTTLALLALSAAPAAAQSRPRIFDGSFLPSFSRLRTVMAKHLLIPVQGVTADRLSDSFLDGRSGGRTHYAIDIHAPRGTPVLAVADGTILKIHGGGIGGNALYHLDSDGITRYYYAHLDHYADGLHVGQAVSKGQVLAYVGDTGNAAPGDYHLHFSVAILNDMHRWWQGENLNPYLILRESGTATSARDVSSLAPMMAAAPARREAATKSAPSAEDARAALATHMARACRTGHRGSDACAEARAAVRRADRKADEENAARAGLAARVKHACRTGHTRSDACSEARTAVRRADEKRTESSAPAADARVALAARVERACRTGHTRSDACATARTALRRADAKRRAA
- a CDS encoding TonB-dependent receptor, whose product is MAAALLAFIFLAAPVAGQQPAGTVAGTVVTSRGEPVAGVTVVAPGGRRAVTDAAGAFRITSVPAGPATLTATRLGFGTARAAVTIEAGSTASAGLVMDESAVALQGVVVSAARELRLKSQTPASVGTVGRAEIESIRPKHPSEILGQVPGVWISSIGGEGHMTAIRLPKGTSPFYLFLEDGVPTRSTGFFNHNGLYEIDIPNAERIEVLKGPGTALYGSDAIGGVIDVETRRASLSPAFQGSVEGGSNGWSRVLLNGSDTFRGQGLRADLNVTHSDGFRTATAYDRASTSLHWDAYLPGGASLRTGVSYSRIRQTDGSSVTLADFRSDPAANYNPIAYRRVTALRISSALEKPLGAAAALSLTPYARSNTLDLLPSWMLSYDPVTYSTSNSSLGMLSKLRLDLPFWSAKVIGGLDLEVSPGHHDESLVTPVKDGQVYASYTVGSRLYDYDVTFREASPYVQADVSPVKPLLLSLGVRYDHVGYDYHTKLAPTQAGRWRRPEDAAPWYDHVSPKLGMTYTFSPALGLFASYRNGFRVPSEGQLFRQGSSVDGTNLKPVTVDSYETGVRGVLSDVSYEASLYRMDLKNDILSAFVPTADGAGFNRVNANAGFTRHQGVELGLGAPLGRQLRADVSYSNALHTYRRWTLGGAANVDYSGNRQESAPRVLANARLAYTPSWMRDTRLTGEWVRVGSYFENPENTQKYAGHDLFNLRLNLPVTRALELDGSVTNLLDKRYAEAAAYDPFQKEQLTPGAPRSLSLAVQYRWKR